The Acidobacteriota bacterium sequence AAAGCAGTGACATCAGCACAACGATTCGGACGCGCGAGTTAAACATAAGACCCCTTTTGATTGGTGACGTTGGACGAGCAGCAAACGTGTCGCTGAGCAATTTTGCTCAATTGTGAGCAACTTTGCCCAACGGAATTCCTGTAAATGCTTGATATTGCATTGGCATAAGCCTTGCTGCCTTGCATCGTAATGAACAGACGCTGTCTGAACAAGAGGAGGGACACGCAGTGAGAGAATTTATTACCTTGGACGGCAACGAAGCCGTTGCTTCCGTCGCTTACCGTTTGAGCGAAGTCATTGCCATTTATCCAATCACGCCCGCGTCGCCAATGGGGGAATGGGCTGACGCCTGGGCTTCCCAGGGAAAATTGAATTTGTGGAGAACGGTTCCCGCCGTCATCGAAATGCAAAGCGAAGGCGGCGCGGCTGGTGTTGTGCACGGCGCTTTGCAAACCGGTTCGCTGGCCAGCACCTTTACCGCGTCGCAAGGCCTGCTGCTGATGATTCCAAATATGTACAAGATTGCAGGTGAGTTGACGCCGACGGTCTTTCACATTGCGGCGCGTTCGCTGGCCGCGCAAGGACTTTCGATTTTCGGGGATCACAGCGACGTAATGGCGACGCGCGCAACGGGTTGGGCAATGTTTTGCTCAAATTCCGTCCAGGAAGCGCAGGATTTTGCCTTGATCGCGCACGCGGCCAGTTTGCAATCGCGGCTGCCCTTTTTGCACTTCTTTGATGGATTTCGCACCTCACATGAAATCGCCAAAATCGAACCGCTTGACGATGAAGTGCTGCGGATGTTGATAGACGAATCGCGAATTGCTGAGCTTCGCGCCAGAGCCTTGTCGCCCGACCATCCGACGTTGCGCGGCACGGCGCAAAACCCGGATGTATATTTCCAGGGGCGCGAAACCGTCAATCCCTTTTACGTCGAATGCGCCAATGTCGTCGAACGCACGATGAATCTGTTTGCCGACCTGACCGGGCGACAATACAAACTGTATGAATACCACGGAGCGCCAGACGCGGAACGTGTGATTGTATTGATGGGATCAGGGGCGGAAGCGGTTCACGAAACTGTGGATGCGTTGAATGCGCGCGGCGAAAAAGTCGGTGTCGTCAAAGTCCACCTGTATCGTCCGTTTGATGCCGTGCGATTCGTCGCAGCATTGCCGACGACCGCCAAATCCATCGCGGTGTTGGATCGAACGAAAGAGCCCGGCAGCGCGGGTGAACCGTTGTATCAGGATTGTGTAACGGCGCTGCACGAAGCCTCGCTGGCTGCGGTGCCGCGAATCGTTGGCGGCAGGTATGGATTGTCTTCCAAAGAATTCACGCCCGCGATGGTCAAAGCCGTGTTCGATAATCTGATCCAACCGAAGCCCAAAAACCATTTCACCATTGGGATTCACGACGATGTTGGCAATACGAGTCTGGAGTATGACAAATCGTTTTCGATTGAGCCTGACAGTGTGACGCGCGCGGTGTTTTACGGCTTGGGTTCGGACGGAACGGTTGGCGCCAACAAAAATTCCATCAAGATCATTGGCGAGCAAACCAATCATTACGCGCAAGGGTATTTTGTTTACGATTCCAAAAAATCCGGCTCTGAAACCGTCTCGCATTTGCGATTCGGGCCGGAGCCGATTCGTTCGACCTACCTGATTCAGCAGGCGCATTTCGTCGCCTGTCATCAGCCCGTGTTGTTAGAGCGCCACGATGTATTGGAATTGATCGAACCCGGCGGCGTGTTTTTGCTCAACACTCCTTACGTGGCGGAAGAAGTCTGGACGCATTTGCCTCGGCGAACGCAACAGCAAATCCTCGACAAAAAGCTGAAGTTTTATGTCATTAACGCCGACCGCGTCGCTCGTGAAAGTGGCATGGGCAAACAGAACAACACCGTCTTGCAAGTCTGTTTCTTTGCCATCGCTGATGTTTTGCCGCGCGACGAAGCCATTGCCGCGATCAAAGAGTCCATCCGGAAAACCTACGGCAAAAAAGGCGAAGAAATTGTCCAGATGAATTTGCGTGCGGTGGACGCGGCGCTGGCGCATCTGCACGAAGTGACGCCTCCCACTGAGCTTGACGGACATTTGGAATTGCCACCATCGGCGTTCCTGAATGCGCCGCCATTTGTATGCAACGTGTTGGGCGAAGTCTTCGCTGGACGCGGCGATGCGTTGCCGGTCAGCGCCATGCCTGCGGACGGCGTGTTTCCGACCAACACGGCGCGTTGG is a genomic window containing:
- the nifJ gene encoding pyruvate:ferredoxin (flavodoxin) oxidoreductase, with amino-acid sequence MREFITLDGNEAVASVAYRLSEVIAIYPITPASPMGEWADAWASQGKLNLWRTVPAVIEMQSEGGAAGVVHGALQTGSLASTFTASQGLLLMIPNMYKIAGELTPTVFHIAARSLAAQGLSIFGDHSDVMATRATGWAMFCSNSVQEAQDFALIAHAASLQSRLPFLHFFDGFRTSHEIAKIEPLDDEVLRMLIDESRIAELRARALSPDHPTLRGTAQNPDVYFQGRETVNPFYVECANVVERTMNLFADLTGRQYKLYEYHGAPDAERVIVLMGSGAEAVHETVDALNARGEKVGVVKVHLYRPFDAVRFVAALPTTAKSIAVLDRTKEPGSAGEPLYQDCVTALHEASLAAVPRIVGGRYGLSSKEFTPAMVKAVFDNLIQPKPKNHFTIGIHDDVGNTSLEYDKSFSIEPDSVTRAVFYGLGSDGTVGANKNSIKIIGEQTNHYAQGYFVYDSKKSGSETVSHLRFGPEPIRSTYLIQQAHFVACHQPVLLERHDVLELIEPGGVFLLNTPYVAEEVWTHLPRRTQQQILDKKLKFYVINADRVARESGMGKQNNTVLQVCFFAIADVLPRDEAIAAIKESIRKTYGKKGEEIVQMNLRAVDAALAHLHEVTPPTELDGHLELPPSAFLNAPPFVCNVLGEVFAGRGDALPVSAMPADGVFPTNTARWEKRNIAAEIPVWDTQVCIQCGKCAMVCPHSVIRIKVYDEQYLSGAPATFKACDAKDREWAGQKYTIQVAPEDCTGCGICVDICPAKNKSQARLKAINMVPQPPLRAAERENWDYFLTIPETDRRLIKVSNIRQQQLQQPLFEFSGACSGCGETPYLKLLSQLFGDRALIANATGCSSIYGANLPTTPWAQNADGRGPAWANSLFEDNAEFGLGFRVSLDKQREFAEELLKKLASQVGDDLATEILTAQQKDEAEIYEQRNRVTALKVKLLGSNSNEAKLLLPLTGLLVKKSVWIVGGDGWAYDIGFGGLDHVLASGRNVNILVLDTEVYSNTGGQMSKATPRAAVAKFAAGGKHARKKDLGLIAMSYGNVYVASVAMGARDEHTLKAFLEAEAYDGVSLIIAYSHCIAHGINMTTAMQNQKVAVNAGHWLLYRYHPEAADHPLSLDSPALKVPVENYLLMENRFKMLTKSHPDEAGRLFEQAQQDVTARRRLYESLAARPATQETNSAEGK